Proteins from a single region of Paraglaciecola sp. T6c:
- a CDS encoding glycosyltransferase family 2 protein translates to MQPTLSIVSIFHNMQREAKRTLFSFSAEYQQGITDVNYEVIAIDNASSEPLDKVEVEALGEHYSYHYFKTDSVSPVDAINYGASLAKGKYLMVLIDGARILSPGVIASAMRIAQVYDDPFIYTLGLHLGPDIQNRSIVEGYCQSVEDDLLTNIDWQNNGYRLFDIAALAGSSAKGFSGPIAESNCFIMPLASFRGLGGMNTAFQTPGGGLVNLDFFQQACHAPSSTPILLLGEGSFHQIHGGVATNVKQEEHPMPIFEEEYQRIYGKPWVMDTSISPTYFGKLPANCQPFLVV, encoded by the coding sequence ATGCAACCGACTCTATCTATCGTTTCCATTTTTCACAATATGCAACGTGAAGCCAAGCGCACGCTTTTCTCCTTTAGCGCTGAATATCAACAAGGTATCACTGATGTAAACTATGAGGTGATTGCAATCGATAATGCCTCTAGTGAGCCACTCGATAAAGTCGAAGTCGAAGCGCTGGGTGAACACTACTCTTATCACTACTTTAAAACCGATTCAGTGTCACCAGTTGATGCAATTAATTACGGTGCCAGTTTAGCCAAAGGCAAGTACTTAATGGTGTTAATAGACGGTGCGCGTATTTTGAGCCCTGGTGTCATAGCCTCAGCGATGCGTATCGCGCAAGTTTACGATGACCCCTTTATTTACACATTAGGCTTGCATCTTGGGCCTGACATTCAGAATCGCTCGATTGTTGAAGGTTATTGTCAGTCGGTTGAAGATGACTTGCTTACCAACATTGACTGGCAGAACAATGGTTACCGTTTATTTGATATTGCCGCTTTGGCAGGGTCGAGTGCGAAAGGGTTCAGTGGCCCGATAGCAGAAAGTAACTGTTTTATTATGCCTTTGGCTAGTTTTCGGGGGCTCGGCGGGATGAACACCGCTTTTCAAACCCCCGGCGGCGGTTTGGTCAATCTTGATTTCTTCCAACAGGCGTGTCACGCACCCTCAAGCACCCCCATTTTGCTATTAGGGGAGGGCTCATTTCATCAAATCCATGGTGGGGTCGCAACGAATGTGAAACAAGAAGAGCATCCAATGCCTATCTTTGAGGAAGAATATCAGCGCATTTATGGCAAACCTTGGGTAATGGATACCTCTATTTCGCCTACCTACTTTGGTAAGTTGCCGGCTAATTGCCAGCCGTTCTTGGTGGTGTAA
- a CDS encoding sulfotransferase family protein has protein sequence MDTSSHLNLFNLHIIGVQKAGTTALAHFLNQHPDVYVADHKEAHVFDHPDFSDSKDKTAFAHHRYNAKLTNYQDQAIRCDATPITAFRTEYLQACYQYNPEAKFIILLRDPIERAASHYRMSLSRGQEHRTMLGAFLLEPFRLMGIKKSGPWGFDDPYRHHSYLRRGCYAAQLKRVLAIIPRQQLLVLHQEDLQQNHEHVLHQIFEFIGVTPVNVPAQQVYVGNKLKPRMSDALAKFYAKCYFSLRKENITRWQRILDKR, from the coding sequence ATGGATACAAGTAGCCACCTAAATTTGTTTAATCTACATATTATTGGTGTGCAAAAGGCAGGAACCACCGCATTAGCACATTTTTTGAATCAACACCCTGATGTCTATGTGGCAGACCATAAAGAGGCTCACGTATTCGATCACCCAGATTTTAGCGACAGCAAAGATAAAACAGCTTTCGCACATCACCGCTATAACGCAAAGCTAACAAATTACCAAGACCAAGCTATCCGCTGTGACGCTACGCCCATCACCGCATTTCGGACTGAATACTTGCAGGCCTGCTATCAATACAACCCAGAGGCCAAGTTTATTATTCTGTTGCGTGACCCAATCGAAAGAGCCGCGTCTCACTATCGAATGTCACTCAGTCGTGGGCAAGAGCACCGCACGATGTTGGGCGCATTTTTACTTGAGCCATTTCGGCTTATGGGTATCAAAAAATCAGGCCCTTGGGGGTTCGATGATCCCTACCGCCACCATTCTTATCTGAGGCGAGGCTGTTATGCAGCGCAACTAAAAAGAGTACTGGCCATTATTCCTAGGCAGCAATTATTAGTGCTACATCAAGAAGACTTACAACAAAATCATGAACACGTGCTGCATCAAATATTCGAGTTTATCGGGGTGACACCTGTAAACGTGCCCGCCCAGCAAGTCTATGTGGGCAACAAGCTCAAGCCGCGTATGTCAGATGCTCTCGCGAAATTTTACGCAAAGTGCTATTTCTCACTACGAAAAGAAAACATCACACGCTGGCAACGTATCTTAGATAAGCGTTAA